AAGAATGTGGTTTTTTCATATTGTGATAGAATGGAGTAAATCAAATACAGTGAAAAGGGTCACTCTTTGGGAGATCTGCATAACTTAGTGAACCAGTGTTTTCTGCATGACCACTGCAGGACTCACTCAAGGTTCACAGTCTCCCATTAGGTTTAATGGGACAGCACAGAAAGTTCTGGCTGTTTCCATGTGCACATTGCAGCAGAGTATTGCAGCAGAGTATTAGGTTTGAAGCTGAGAGACAAAAGCTTAATAAACTGGAATGGAAGTGGTCCTATAATGTGATAAGGATGAGAAGACCAGTACTGAGGGCCGTCAGGAGAGGTGGACGTCCTCTGAGAGGGTGTTTCCCGTGGGCCTGATGAAGGCGAGAGCCTCCCGGGAGGAAGGGTGCTGTGGACAGAGAACAGCAGCCCCGGGGCCCTGGCGTCGCTGGTGTGCTTTGTATGGTTGTTGTAGATAGAGCCTCTTGATACGCGGCTGGTGAAGTTGAAGGTGAGATTTACTGTGATGCTGTGCTGTAATCATGAGACCGTGATTTTGGTGGTCTTGGCTTCTGTGGCACTTTAATCCACGCACACTAATTCTGTCAGCTTGGGTAAGTTGATTAtcctctgtgccttagtttcctgatctgtaaaatggggatcagaaTAGCACCCGCAGCGCCCATCCCATAGCAAACTGCTGGATGTTAGTGGTGGGCAGGAGCGGGTTTCCTCCTGGGAGCCTGGTAGTGACTGCAGGAAGGGGACCAACTGTGTCCAGCTGGGCACTGTTTCCAGCTCTTCCTTTCACTCTTGCTCTGATggcaaaagtcttttttttttttttaatttttattggagtatagttgatttacaatgttgtgttagtttcaggtgtacagcaaagcgaatcagttatacatatatcccctccttttcagattcttttcccatataggccattacagagtacagagtagagttccctgtgctgtacagtagggccttattagttatctattttgtatatggtagtgtgtgtatATGCCAGTCcaaatttcccaatttatccctccctcttaccccctggtaaccataagtttgttttctacatctgtaactatttctgttttgtagataggttcatttgtaccctttttttttagattccacatataagtgatatcatatgatatttgtctttctctgtctgacttagttcactcagtatgacaatctctaggtccatccatgtgctgcaaatggcattattttgttcttttatagctgagtaatattctttatccattcctgtgtCAGTGAcgtttagggtgcttccatgtcctggctattgtaaatagtgctgcagtgaacataagggtgcatgtatctttttgaattagggttttctccagacatatgcccaggagtgggatctgGTAaacctaattttagtttttaaaggaacctccatgctgtttaacatagtggctgtaccagtttgcattcccaccagcagtgtaagagggttcccttttctccacaccctctgcagcattctTAACATAAAATTATTTCCGTAACTGGCAATAATATATTGTACTATTcacatacctttaaaaaatattttgaattgtgCTTTCGTATCAGCTTATAGAAtagttttgctttccttttatattttttaaatttatcttaatGCAGATTTGAAGGTAACATTGAAAAGAATCTCTGATGCTTAAGTATTCTAAACGTCCTCTGGCTCTTTAAGAGTAGAAAATCCTTTTTGGTGTCTCCACACTCTTCTCTCCTGTTACGTCGGCCTTCTCTAAGGCGGTACGCCGCCGATCTCAGCATCAAGCGACGCGACGGGAACTTGGCTTAACCTCATTCTGCTAATACCCTGTGTCTTTGTTGTAGACATTACAGAGATAATACAGACAAATCTTGTTTGCTGTTTCTGTGACTGGCAGCTGTTTATTAATAGTGCTTTTCTCTTGCTTGAAGAACCTGTTCGGGATTCTGGGGGGCTCTGGTGGTGGTTCTGCAGTCTTTCCCTTGCATGGAGTTTGATGTCTGTAACTCGGCTCCCCGTAACTTCCCAAGGTCTGTGTGCTTAGCACAATGGCCTGCATACTAATGAgggcttttacttctttttcagattatttttgatgaaaaaacttaaagaagtaacagataaaaagaaaactagtctCTTGAAAACCATAGATGAGAAACTCACAGAAGCAGCCAGAGAACTGGGGTTCTCACTGGAACAGAGAACCGTGAAGATGAAACAGAGAGATAAGAAAGTATGGTTTACGTCTGTTAGTCTCTGACTCTCCTGCTGTTTTAGTAGGGGGTTTTCCTCTCTTGATTGCTTGCCACCTGCACCTTCTCTCCATCCCTCGCTGCCCTGTCCTGGGGAGAGCTGGACGCTGCCCTCGCGGGGCTCCCTCGGAGGCTGTCCAGGGTCTGGCCTGGGAGGTCCTGCAGGTTGTTGGCCAGGCTGGGTCGCGTGACGCAGTGCCCTTGCGGCGGGTGCAGAACTCAGCCAGGCCTTCTCACTCGTTAATCTTGATTTACCAGTTTCCTGTAGAAGAGTGAAAGCGGCTTTGTACATAATATTtgcttaaatttctttctttaatggcTAAGGTCTGTTGATTTCGTGCCAAGAGTTTTGGGGGTAGATGTGTAAAGGTCTGCCTTACAGTGCCTTATAGTTATAGCCCCTCAGGCAGTTGGCGTTTGAGAGCGGTGTGTACTGAGGTGTGTAAATCTCTAGGAAATGGTGCATGAGGAGGCCCCTCTCCTTTGCCTTTGGAGCCCACCAACCAACGCTTCCCTTGGCACCTGCAGTGTGAGTGGTTTTGTAAACAGCAAATACTTCTTGGGTTTTGGATCCTTTGGGTTTTTCACTTACAATTGTCAGAGTGAGTTAACAGAGAAGCCAGAAGAATTCTTGCCTGGGGTAAATGAGAATTGTGTAGGACTCTGTCCTAATCACCCTGAGGAAGGAGGGCGTTCATCACTGGAGTCAGGGCAGCCAGCCTCTCAGCAGTGTCTCCTGTGTGTGGCTGCTTCATCTGCGTGTTCTAGGCCAAATAAAGTACTCGTTAACCCAGAATAAACTAGTGCTGGCTTACTTAGTTATTGAAAATCCTACTTCAGTGCTTTTTCTGACCTTGACACGGCTGCAGGGGTGATGTTCTGATAAGTTATAGTCACTGAATCGCAGTCTTATCAACTCTTTCTTTAGTCCTTGAGGTCGGAAGCAGTttctaaaaatgttcatttgaaTGAAACTCCTTGCAATGGGGCATTTTTCAGTTGCTCTAAGATTTCATATTGCCATTTCACCTTTCTAGTTTTCATAGGGAGCCTCTCGCACCTTACAGGGTAGGAAGGGGAGCATTTCTCACCCCGTTGTGACGTATCCTAATTTGTCTTGACTAACGACTAAGCTGCTGCGAGCAGACAGCTGCCAGCAGCACATTCTGTCATCAGCAGTAATTTCAGATgagatttcattcattcttccccATAACTATAAATTAGATAGGAGTCTAATGTAATCTGAGTCTTAATCTAAATTTATTAGATTAAGTTTCATAGGAATGTTTGTCCTGGCCCCCTTCCCCCATGAGGtttctttttagtatttgttCTTACAAAGATAGCTGGtaaacacaaattcaaagaaaaaaagaacttctaaGACAACCATgattttatcttcccaaagacaACATGTGGTGATAATGCTTCCAGATCCTTTTCTATTGtaagtttattcttttattgttacTGTGAGATCTTcatggaataaatatttttctagtcCACTAGCATGTGAGTTGGTGACTCGGGCCTTCTGTGTGGAGGTAGCACGTGCATCCCAGGGTAATGGAGCACTCCATGGCACGCTAGCAATCTGTGTTTATACCAGCCGTGCCTTGTAGTGCTTTGGCCGGAGGTCCTTGTGAGCTGCTCATTCCACCCCTACCACCGACAGGCAAGCACAGTAGGTTTGCAGAGGCTGTGCTCCTTGTGCAGAATTTTACATGACAGATCTGAGACCTAAACTCACATCTTTCATAGCTAGCATTCCTTTCACCCTATCTGACTAACTGGCTGTGTGCCACTTTACCTCTTCCAGTACCTAGATGTCACTTCTAAAATCGACATTGAGTTAATGTCGCTGTAAAATGAGGGTCCGTCATTCTGTCCACCTCTAGTTCTGATGCCTCACAACATCACCCACCCTTGTGCAGGGTTTTCCTAAACTGGTAATCTGATTCTTCGTAATAAAATCAGGATTTTGATGCTTTACTAGTAACTGATACCTCTTTATGGACAATTAGTACAGTTTCTCATCAGTGAAAATACGTACATAGTGTGGCTTTTTGTTGGGTGTCAGCCTGAGTCGGGCAGAAGACAGTCGTGCCATCACTGTGGCCTTTTGCGTTCAGCGTCAGCACTGCTTTGTGAACACACTGTGGTCGTCACTCCATGTGCTGCACGGCACGTCTGCCACACAAGGGCGCTGCGCTTATGTTCAGAGTTTAGGGTGCTGAAAACTCCACTCATGCAGACAGCCTGCCATAAATAACGGTTCGCACCTTTACTTGCACACTtacctgattatttccttagaagaAATTCCTAGATGTAGTATTGCCGGGTccaaagtggtttttaaaaaaaatttatacaggtataaaaaaaattaagtgtgtgtgtgttttctctgtttgcagaactcccccccccccaggagTTGGACTCCTTTGCACCCCACCTGCAGGGGCTGTGCGCCCCTTTCCCTGGGTCCTCGCCGGTGCTGGTCTTACCAATCCCTTTGGTCTTTCCATCCTGAAAAGTACAAAATGATCTACCATTGTTTCCATCAGCATTTCTTTGATTGTAAAGGACATTAAATCGTTTTCATTTCTCCACtggccatttatatttcttctgtgaaCTGCTTGAACTTTGCCCGTTTTTCCATCAGGTTAGAATtacttgtgttttcatttgggtgttaagtcttttccattatttgtAAGACTTGCTTTATAAAGACATTCATCTTTATTAACTTtattgttatatgtatatattgcagatgtttttcatcatttgtgttaattttgttcttggtttttacttgatttgttaatttttttaatctttggctgcattgggtctttgttgctgtgcacgggctttctctagttgtggcgaacaggggctactcttcgttgtggtgtgcgggcttctcgttgtggtggcttctcttgttgcggagcacaggctctaggcacgcgggcttcagtagttgcagcacgtgagctcaggagttgtggctcaagggctctagagcgcaggctcagtagttgtggtgcacaggcttagttgctctgcggcatgtgggatcttcccagaccagggcttgaacccgtgtcctctgcattgggaggtggattcttaaccactgcaccaccagggaagtctaatttttttttttttaatgtagtcaagtctataagtcttttccttctccaacccaaaatcatataaaatgtttgccttttcttctagtagttttatgggttttacatttaattctaaAATCCAACTGCAAGTTATTTTGGTATCAGGAGTAAGATACAACGTAACTGtgacttcatttgttttttcccaaGGGGTGAGCAGTTGTCTTGGGACTTGTTTGGAATAACCTGTCCCCTGGGTTGCTTAATGAAGGACAGTGAAAGCAGCGAGAGGGTGGAGACCTGGTACAGAGACTTGGGGGCGAGGACCTTAAAACTGAGAGCGTCCTTCCCTCAGGAATGTCACTGGACTGCACAGAGATACTGGAAGCAGATGTTTTGTTCAGCAAAGACCTAAGAATGCCACTAGTGTAAGAGAAATATGCAGACTGGGAGGGTTATGATGGGGGTTGTGTTTGGACCCCTGTTTGTCTTTGAAAATTAACACTTAAGAAAAGCTCACCGGTTTATGTTATTTGCCTCCACGAAGGGCACCACAACACTAGAAACTGCCCTACTTTGGGGAAGTTTGCTGACGAGCCTGAATTTTCCAGGTAGAAATGGGGGACCTGAATTTAACAAGATGGAAAGGAGTTCTGCCTTCCACGTCTTCCTGCTGACAAAAACCATTCCTTCTCCTTCAGGGCCCAGTCCCTCAGGCTCTCTGCCTAGAGGATCCCATGGCCGTGGATGGAACTGACACCACGCCCTGCTTCCTGTAGTGGGACGCACGGCGCAGACTTCAGACAGCTGACACAGTTAATGAAAGCCGGCTGTTTCACTGTCGTACTTACTTCAAGTGCTTGACTTCTAgctaattttaaaggaaagaaatattaaactTGTGCCCTGGGGTCCAAATTTACTGAAATAAAAGGGCCATTCAATGTTGCGTTTTGGCAGAAGTCTTGCGGGTTTGTGAGTGtgctttgttttggggtttttttcccccctgttgTTTTCGTCTATTTACAGTgactaaattttgttttttttttccttttatttaggtCGTGACAAAGACCTTTCATGGGGCAGGCTTGGTTGTCCCAGTAGATAAAAATGATGTGGGATACAGAGAGCTCCCTGAAACGGATGGTAACGTATTTCTCACATGAACATGTGTATGTGCGTTAATGTATATGGAGAAAGGTTTCCTTATGTTGAGAAGTAGGTCAGGACATGTGCCATTTGGGGAACAGTCACCTCCCCTTAGTGAAGAAGGGCTCAGGCTCTGTGGTCAGTGAAGCCTGAACTGAAGCTGGGTTTGCCGCTGTGTAGCCTTAGCAAGTTATTGAACTACCCTGAACCGTGGTCTTCTTCATCCGCCATACGGGTAGTAGTGGTGAATACCGTCCGTAGGGGTGTTTGGGGTGTAACCGAGCACGTAAGTGCTTAGCACACTGCTTGCCTGATAGCGCTCAGAACAGTATTTTTACAAGTTTAAAGAATGTGAACCTCTGGTCTAGGTGACTTTTTCTGAACTATTTCAGAGCCTTTGACATTGTAGCCATCAACGTACAATATAGTAATTAGTGGGACAGCACGCGTTTgtttagtgctttgtgaccagtcTTGCATCTGTATGTAAGTCTGATCAGCTTTTAGAAGCCAGTGCTGAGTTACTTCATCTGTAAGTATAAAAACGACACAAAATCTAATTACTGCCATGTTGAAAACAGAGGATGAAAATCGCTTCCCAGCTCCCCCTGCCCAACCCCCTTTACTTGAGCACCCCCGAGGGCACCACCTTCTCGTCACCCTGCTCCCTTGGGGGCAGCGGGGCGAGGGGCACTCAGAGAGAGGGAATTAGAGGCGCCCCTGCGCAGCACGTAAAATGCAGGCCCTCGCTTGTTCAGAACAGAGCTGTGGCCTCAGCTGCCCTCCGCCTGGAGGACTCCCAGGGAAAAGCACTGCATGTGGGCCCCGCGGTGGAGGGGCTGAACTTGTGGTCTGGTTTGGTGTTAACTCACTTCCATGTAAAAACTGCAGCAGCGTTAAGTTTTTCCTACATTGACCATGTGTAGAAATGATGCTGTTTCGGATATGTTGGGCTAAATTAGATAGCTTAAAATTACTTTCACATTTCTGTTTTGGTATGATGCCAAGGTGGGTTACACGCGCAGCCTGCTGCACACGCGCTGCACACGCGGGACCTTCCTGGACCTCCTCCCTGAGgccggaggggagaggggctgtgtCCCGGGGGCGGGGGTCAAACCCTGGTCTTCGCCGCCTCCCTGTGAGCCAGTCCACCCCGAGCTTTAGCAGCAGCTTTACTGTCCTGTTGGGGAGACTGAGGGCATTTGTTACAGCGATCGCGCTGGGTGTTCAATTGCGGGGCCCTGGAGTAAACCGTTACCTCCCCTGGTTGGGGTTCTGGGTTTTATGTCCAGGGTCACTTTTATCTACTTGTACTTTTTTCTAACGTTCTAGCATTAGATCCTTccgtggtttatttatttttgaatgagaAGTGGTAGCAGACATAGTTAAGGATCTAGTGTCTCGCTGTTTTGTTTGCCAGGAGGTGTAAGTGGCTGGCGGTCTGTGGACGGGTGACAGCGCTCAGCGGGTCACAGTGAAGTCTGCTCCTGACCAGTTTCCCCCAAGGCTCTCGACACATAACGCTGTAACGTGGCCCGGGggataccatttattgagcactggaTCGTGTCGTGGTTGACGCTGTCGGGGGATGTGTACGCAGTGTTAACTCAGTCCTCACCCAGGCCTTTACGCGGCTCTTATTCTCACGTCCGGGAGGTGGGGACCTGAGACGTGGCTCTGAGTGTCGCGTGATCGCCGAGCTGGCGGCCTGACGTCCCTGCGCTGCAGCCTGTGGCTCCGCGCCATGAGCGGGGGGGCGGTGGCAGCGGGGAGCAGAGCAGCAGCAGGCACTGGAGCGTGGTGACAGTGGAGGCTACTCGCACAGTCTCGCAGTTTGGGTTCCGTGAGGCGACGCGCTGCAGAATGTTGCCGGTGGAAGAACATGTCTGTCCTCCAGTAAACGTGTCACTGCTGTCTGTCCACTGCAGTACTGCCTGCCACGGGGCGGGGGCAGAACGCAGCCCGTGCCGGGTGTGTGCCGGGGGCGCGCGTTCCGAGGTCAAGCCCTGGCAGACGCTCACCGCTGTCGTCAGCCTGGGTTTGTGGTTAGTGTCAGTAGAGTGTGTAACATCAGCCCCCCGTGCGTGAGACGCGGCACCGTGAGTTCCAGGTGTGACTGTTCATGTCGTGGCCGAACCTCGTCCCTGCCAGCGCGGCAGCCCCGTGTCCAGGAACATGTCTGTTGCTCCGAGTGAGTGGCAGCTCGTCCGCGTTATCGGATTTTCCCAGTTTGTCAGAAAGGAAGTCTAACTAGGCATCGTTCGGTGCCTTTCTTCTCACGTGCCTCGTGGGAGCTCACGCACCCTGGCCTCCGAAAGCAGGGAGAAAAACGTTGAAAGTCCAGGTAGAAATGTTAAACCACTCGTTTTTATTTAGATAAATGTTAGTTTTCTCTGTTCTCACCTCAGATTACACTTTGGCCGTAGCTGCACTTCCCCCACTTTGGTAAAAGTACTGGTAAAGGTTTAATTCTACAATGATTTCTTGTCTCTCGTATgtctttttctgggtttttttttttttttttttttaagtaaggtaGGAGGGGGCAAAAAGAGCAGACTTTACTGTctgtctggattttttttaatccctcgGTCTccatatagtttttgttttttccaaccatttaaaaatggaagaacaCTCTTAGCTTGAGGGCAGTTAAAAACAGGTGGGTCAGGTTTGGCCATAGTCTGTGGAACCTGGAGTAGCCCAGGGAAAATCTCTGGAAGCTGGTGTGATTCCTGATTACAGCTAGGTCCCACTGTGCTAATACAAGAAGTCTTTTTCGTTAAGTAAGCCATTTTTATGCTTAATCTTAAGTAGAAAAACCATAAAATGGCCGTTGTAAAATACAGTGCCAACCAAAGAGGCATCCATTGCACTAGGACAGAGTCATGAGGAAACATCCAGGTTACCGTCTGCACCGTGGTGGTTACAGGTAACCTTGTGTCCTTGATCTTTCAGCCAGTCTCAGGAGAATCTGCAAGACGATTGTGGAGGCCCCCAGTGATGCTGAGAGACTCAAAGCTTTTGCTCCTGTTCAGGAAATGATGACTTACGTGCAGTTTGCTAATGATGAGTGCGATTATGGgatggggctggagctggggatgGACCTCTTCTGCCACGGTTCCCACGTGAGTGAGCacaccctgccctccctccccaccctgcatcccctccacccccccccccccccacacacacactccggCTCATTGCTGTCCGCAAGTCCAGCACGCAGGGTATGGATTCAGCTTGAATTTCAAAatgaacattttgaaatgatttttaagcAGATAAAGTGagcatattttttatttgaagttcACCTTGTACTCTGGCCGAGGTGAATGACCCGGATGTTGTGCCCAAGTGACTTCCTAGCTACTTACTAGTACGGCTGTGCCCTTCGCTAGGGTGTGGACACACCTTCCCGGCTCCGCCTCATTTTCCGTGGGGGGTTTGTTCTTGTGCTTGAATTCCGGGATGAAGAGTAAATGCTGTCTGTAAATATGCTGGAAATTCTTTACCATAGAGGAGGTGCTGTTTTACCATGAACTCCCTGCTCATCACGTAGGAGAAACGTACAAGGCAGCTGCAGGAGGCCGCTGAGCCACGGCTGGGGGTCGGGCAGGCGGGAGGAGTGGTGGCCCCGGCCTGAGTCCCGTCTCCCCGGGAGTAGCCGTGTGAGCGTGGGCCGTACTCCCTGCACCTCCGCGCCACCTGGGGCCCTCCCAGGCCATCTGCCCGCTGTGGAGACCACCTAATTCTCCCTTCACCTACCATGTCACCTGTGGCACAGAAAGAGCCCCAGGTGCTCAGGGCCACACAGGCAGGCAGCTCCCGCGTCAGCCTCTACCCCAGAAGGTGACTGCGCAGGCTGTGAAGTGCAGGGTCACCTGGGGACGCCGCGGGGCTGGAGCGTCAGGGTGCCCCGGGGGCTTGTTCCGCACAGGCTGGCGCGCCCCCGACCCCCCAGTCCCCCTGGGCCTCACCGAGTTCCCTTCCCGCTGGGGCCTGAGCATTGGCGTTTCTGATCGACAGTTACTGGGTCAGGCTGACGCCACTGTGGGGGAGTCTGTTTTGGGGACTCCGTCTTTCTCGTGTAGGGCTGTTTGTTAGCAGTAAAAATAATCAGAGTGGTTAACAGCCAGAGAGGGTCAGTGACCGATCAGAATAGCGCTTGAGCAGCTTCACAGAAACTCGGTTGTCTTGAGAATCCAGCAGCATCAGAGAAGGGACGGTGAAGCAGGCAGCAGGCGCCAACGGTGGCTGCCCTCCCTTGTCCTCGGAGCGCGTCTGGGCCCTTGACAGAGGCAGCGACTTCAGGGGTGGAGGCTGACATGGGGCGAGAAGGAACTGAAGACACGAGGGAGCCTTCAGTGCGATGTGAAAACTCACGTTCGGCTCCTTGTTCCGACGGCGCCAGCTAACGGAAATGATGATTGAAGTCTTATGTGGTGGGGACACGCCGACGAGAAGGAAAAGGCATTTGAGCGTACTGGGGGCAAAAGGGGGTGAATAAACCGTATCTGAGGGAATAAGGACGCTTACCGTTTTTACTTGGTTTTCTTCTGAGTTTCCTTCAAGAAGTGCCCTTCGTCCTGAAGAGCTGCACGACTGCCCCAGGGACGTCGCCAGGCGCTGTCTCAGAACTCACTGTTGTCATGCAGACGCTGGCTGAAACCCAGCGTGCGGGGAGTGGGCTTCGTTAACAACTGCTTTTTCCACTGTATTACCTGCTGCGTCCTCTGGCTAATGtcatcttcttttgtttttcagtattttcataaAGTCGCTGGCCAGCTTTTACCTCTTGCGTATAATCTGTTGAAGAGGAATCTCTTTGCAGAAATTATTGAAGCTCACCTGGCGAACAGAAGCAGAGAGGACGTGGACCAGCTTGCAGCATGAGTGGGAGGTGCCTCTCGGGCACACAGTATTTCAGAGCTTCAGTATGAAAcatgatgtttgtttttaaggaGTACAGAAAATAAATGGACGGAAACATTTGCTAAAAACTTTTCTGAAGCTCTCGTGGCTGGTTTTTTCTTTCACGTGCAGTCAGATCGTCTGCATGGTGATGCCCTCATCACGTGTGAAGAGGGGATGCACCTGCCGTGGTCCTCGCCGATGTCGTCATAGGATGTCACGCCTGACACCTGTGGACGAGCACGCggtcctcccctcccaggagtgaGTCCTGCTTCAGCGTTTAACACGTAGGCAGCGAGGAATGTGTTTCTGGGACTTGAGTTGACGAGAGCGGCAGCTGTAAGCACTGGGCTTCTGGGCAGCAGGGAGGGCACAGGGGAGCAGACTCAGGACCCACCCCGGATCCTCCACAGCTGCATCTGAACAGCAGCTGCAGGCACTCCGGGCCTCGCCCCACGAGCGTCCACTCGCTCCGTTAGGTCCATTCCTTGTAGCAGCGCTCCTCGGGCTGTCTGTACCTGCCAATCGACACAGCATTAGGGTGTCGACACAGTATGCAGTCAGCGTACCATTCAAGTTTTCCATTGGGTTTCCAGTACAGTCTGGGTAGCTGTGTTTGACCAGCTTCAGATCCTTCTTCAACCTGACAGAACGTCCTTCACCTTAAAACCTCAGAGCTCACAGTGAAacacaaaataatagcaaactgtGGATTGGGCCAAAGGGCCCCTTAGTGAGGTTTCCCTCGTGAGGTTCAAGGTGGGAAAGCCCGCAGATCACCTGGCTCACCCCCCATCTTGCAGGACTGACTGGACCTGCCCACAGAACTCTCCAAAGTTAACTGGGTCAGCCGCCTCCTTAGAACCCACCTGAGACCCGGACTCTTCGTGGCAGAAGGGTGAGGAGACGGGCAGGAGTTTGACGGGGGCAGGACTCCCTCCCTGGTGAGGCTGTGGGCTTTCAGGTCCCTCAGTAGCGCCAACCCTTGAACATAAGCGTATCTGTTAACCACCGTGGCCCACACTCAGCGCCAGGGGAACCCACGCTAGCACGGTCTGGGGAACTGCTTGGTGAGATGCCCAGAAGTTGGGAAGCCCTCTGCTGTAGCCCACGTGTGGCAGCCGTCCTCCTCCCCATGGCCGTGCTGCCGCTGTGCGCAGTTAAGATTCAGCTGATGGcgcctctccctccctttcagtcCCTTCCAGGAACGTCCTCATCCTGACAGC
This region of Delphinus delphis chromosome 6, mDelDel1.2, whole genome shotgun sequence genomic DNA includes:
- the HPF1 gene encoding histone PARylation factor 1; translated protein: MVGGGGKRRPGGEGPQCEKAVAVKKGKCCEADVPSDLRKEVESHYRLSLPEDFYHFWRFCEGLDPEQPADSLSASLGLRLVGPYDILAGRHKMKKKSASLNFNLHWRFYYDPPEFQTIIIGDRKTEFHMGYFRDSPDELPVFVATNEAKKNCIIVQNGDNVFAAVKLFLMKKLKEVTDKKKTSLLKTIDEKLTEAARELGFSLEQRTVKMKQRDKKVVTKTFHGAGLVVPVDKNDVGYRELPETDASLRRICKTIVEAPSDAERLKAFAPVQEMMTYVQFANDECDYGMGLELGMDLFCHGSHYFHKVAGQLLPLAYNLLKRNLFAEIIEAHLANRSREDVDQLAA